The following proteins are co-located in the Phocoena phocoena chromosome 1, mPhoPho1.1, whole genome shotgun sequence genome:
- the GJA8 gene encoding gap junction alpha-8 protein has product MGDWSFLGNILEEVNEHSTVIGRVWLTVLFIFRILILGTAAELVWGDEQSDFVCNTQQPGCENVCYDEAFPISHIRLWVLQIIFVSTPSLVYVGHAVHHIRMEEKRKERAAEELCQQSPGNGGGERSPVPADQGSIKKGSSSSKGTKFRLEGTVLRTYVCHIIFKTLFEVGFIVGHYFLYGFRILPLYRCSRWPCPNVVDCFVSRPTEKTIFILFMLAMASVSLLLNILEVSYLGLKRIRSAFKKPVEQPLGEIPEKSLHSIAVSSIQKAKGYQLLEEEKIVSHYFPFTEVGMVEASPLSAKPFSQFEEKMGTGPLGDLSRAYQETLPSYAQVGAQEGEGEGEGEGEGEGQPAEAGAEPEVEAEPEVGENRQEAERVSTEGQETLAVLEGEKMETPEVGKEVEKQELTPEKVSKQGLPPEKAPSLCPELPGDDTRPLSRLSKASSRARSDDLTV; this is encoded by the coding sequence ATGGGCGACTGGAGTTTCCTGGGGAACATCCTGGAGGAGGTGAATGAGCACTCCACGGTCATCGGCCGCGTGTGGCTCACGGTGCTTTTCATCTTCCGGATCCTCATCCTTGGCACGGCCGCGGAGCTTGTGTGGGGGGATGAGCAGTCCGACTTTGTGTGCAACACCCAGCAGCCAGGCTGCGAGAATGTCTGCTACGACGAGGCCTTCCCCATCTCCCACATCCGCCTCTGGGTCCTGCAGATCATCTTCGTCTCCACGCCGTCGCTGGTGTACGTGGGGCACGCGGTGCACCACATCCGCATGGAGGAGAAGCGCAAGGAGCGCGCGGCCGAGGAGCTGTGCCAGCAGTCGCCGGGCAACGGTGGCGGCGAGAGGTCTCCCGTCCCAGCGGACCAGGGCAGCATCAAgaagggcagcagcagcagcaaaggcACCAAGTTCCGGCTGGAGGGGACCGTGCTGAGGACCTACGTCTGCCACATCATCTTCAAGACCCTCTTTGAAGTGGGCTTCATCGTGGGCCACTACTTCCTGTACGGTTTCCGGATCCTGCCTCTCTATCGCTGCAGCAGGTGGCCCTGCCCCAACGTGGTGGACTGCTTTGTGTCACGGCCCACCGAGAAAACCATCTTCATCCTGTTCATGCTGGCCATGGCCTCTGTGTCCCTCCTCCTCAATATTCTGGAGGTGAGTTACCTGGGCCTGAAGAGAATCCGATCGGCCTTCAAGAAGCCAGTGGAGCAGCCACTGGGGGAGATTCCTGAGAAGTCCCTCCACTCCATTGCTGTCTCCTCCATCCAGAAGGCCAAGGGCTACCAGCTCCTCGAAGAAGAGAAAATCGTGTCCCATTATTTCCCTTTTACTGAGGTTGGGATGGTGGAGGCCAGCCCACTTTCTGCCAAGCCTTTCAGTCAATTCGAGGAGAAGATGGGCACCGGGCCCCTAGGGGACTTGTCCAGGGCCTACCAAGAGACACTGCCTTCCTACGCTCAGGTGGGAgcccaggagggggagggggagggggagggggagggggagggggaggggcagcctgCGGAGGCGGGAGCAGAACCGGAGGTGGAAGCAGAACCAGAGGTGGGAGAGAAcaggcaggaggcagagagagTGAGCACGGAAGGCCAGGAGACCCTGGCCGTGCTGGAGGGGGAGAAAATGGAGACCCCCGAAGTGGGGAAGGAGGTTGAGAAACAAGAGCTGACGCCTGAGAAGGTATCAAAGCAGGGGCTGCCGCCTGAGAAGGCGCCTTCACTGTGTCCGGAGCTGCCTGGGGATGACACCAGACCCCTGAGCAGGCTGAGCAAAGCCAGCAGCCGGGCCAGGTCAGACGATCTAACGGTATGA